DNA sequence from the Malus domestica chromosome 11, GDT2T_hap1 genome:
AAAATCCAACGATAATAGAAAAGCCTGGAAACACGAGGCTTGGGCATTGAGAAAGGAAAAGGTGAAGGAAAATCCTTATGGAAGTAACATATCCTGTAGAGTAAATATTGAAACATATACGCCAGAAAGGAATGAGGGTTCCCTACATTTGGATGATAAGTTGGATGTAAAGTCTGAAGCCTCATTTTACAAAACATCGGCAATTGATGATCAAATCAGTGAAAGTTTTGCAAACATACATGAGGCTGAGGCTTCTCCTGAGGTACAATCGGGTAAAGCACATGGTGAAGGAAATAATGTTGACAAGGTGAGTGGTTATGGAGGGATTGACAAGATTAAAGTGGACAAGGTGAATGGTTACAGACGGGGCAGTCAGAATGTGTCGGCTTATGGAGCGATTGACAAGATTAAGGTGAACAAGGTGAATGGTCATGGACGGGACCATCAGAATGTGTCCGCTTATGGAGGAGTTGATAAGATAAAAGTGGACAAGGTGAATGGTTATGGACAGGACCGTCAGAATGTGTCAGCTTCTGGAGGGATTGACAATATTAAAGTGAAGAAGGTGAATGGTCATGCAGATGCTGCTCATGTGATTCAAAGGGACAAGTCAGCTAAAAAACCTTCTGAAACTAAAGCTGCTACAGCAATAAATGAGGGAGATCTTCTTGAGAAGCTTAGTACCATATATGACAAGGTTCTTGTTGTCAACAGTGTCCCTGATGCGAAAAAAGTTGTTAGGATGCTTACAGATCAATACAGGCATCTTGTCCATGCCTGTGACACAGAGGTATATATGCTTCAAGTTTATCTTAGCTTTGATTGATACAAGTTCTGTCTGCATGTAATTTTTCACTTGCcctttcttttaaaataaatgcGTGATTGGGTATTGGGTGTTTAAGATTTCTTATTTACAAGCTACTGTCCAATTGCTAATGGTAGAATTTTTACAGGTGGCGAATATAGAGGTGAAGCTAGAAACACCTGTTGATCATGGAGAAATAATATGTTTTAGCATCTATTCTGGACCAGATGTGGATTTTGGAAATGGGAAGTcttgtatttgggtggatgtTCTTGATGGTGGTGGCAAGGAACTTTTAATGGAGTTTGCTCCTTTTTTCGAAGACCCCTCCATCAAAAAGGttgctttttctttcctttaagATAGTCTTGACTCACAGCATCTTGCAAACAACTTAATCATCGTTAGATAGTGGCACTTTCGGGAAATGACTACTGTATTTTGTTTTTCGACAATGAAACCACAAGGATTTTGACAGATTTGATTCATATTGAGGGTCTGGAGCTTGGAACTCAAAATTTTACTGTATATGTTTACAGACAACTGGGCTGTGAGCCTGTGATTGAGGGTGGGAGTAGCTTTTTTTAAAAGGCCCACCTTTTTATTTCTGAAAAACTTAGTCACATTAATCAGATGTTTACCATTACCTGTTGCTTTGCACAATGCTATTGTTGGTAaatgattttctatttttgcGAGCATTTTCTTTATGCATTTTGATCATTGCTGTTTTCAATTGATAGAACTATCAGTTTGTTCCAAACTCATCCACAGGACATGTTTCAATACCCTAGTGACTTCAGGCTAAATGAACTTTTTGTTTTTCAGAACTGCTTCTGTTTCTGACTGATAAAGGATCAATGCCTTGTGTCAAAATTTTTCCCAataatcatatatataaatactacTCACCTCTATTTTCTTAATACTCTGTTTTATTTTCCTCTTAATAAGACTGGTTTTATATCCTTTTTTCTTATTGACTACTGTTGGCTGTTTTAATTGGTATGTGCTTTTCTCTTTTAGCCTGGAAAATTACTTGGCTGGTGTTTCACCATACATGGAATATGCATTTTGAGAAATAAACTCAACAATGACAGTCCCCCATCTTTTGTAGGTTTGGCACAATTATAGCTTTGATAACCATGTAATAGAGAACTATGGGATTAAGCTTTCTGGTTTCCATGCCGACACGATGCACATGGCTCGCTTGTGGGATTCATCAAGGCGGTTAAAAGGTGGTTATTCTCTTGAAGCACTTTCACATGACCCAAAGGTCATGTCTGGGGCCCAACTGAGTGATGAGAAGGATTTGATTGGTAAAATATCTATGAAAACAATATTTGGCAGGAAGAAAGTGAAGAAAGATGGAAGTGACGGGAAAGTGACCATTATTGACCCTGTTGAAGTGCtacaaagagaaaagagaaaaccaTGGATTTGTTATTCTGCCTTAGATTCAATAAGCACACTGAAGCTTTATGAGAGTATGAAAAACCAACTAAGCAAAAAGGAGTGGAAAATTGATGGAAAACCAGAACCTGGAACCATGTTTAATTTCTATGAAAAATATTGGAGACCATTTGGTGAGCTTTTAGTTAAGATGGAAACTGAGGGAATGTTGGTTAATCGGGATTATTTAGCTGAGATTGAGAAGTTGGCCAAAGCAGAACAAGAGATTGCTGCAAACAGATTTCGTAGGTGGGCGTCTAGGTACTGCCCTGATGCCAACTACATGAATGTGGGAAGTGATGTGCAACTACGCCAGCTCCTCTTTGGTGGGATCGCAAATAGGTACacatttcaattaataaatttattctGTTTAGTTATAATTATCTTGCTGtaggtaattattttggtagacTCCAAATTACAGGGTGCAAGATACTAAATGCATGCtattttgatgttttggttATATCAGCTTTAGTTGGTGACTGTGGAATGGAAGTCAACAAACTATGTTTACTTGCTTCTAAATACAGAAACTGTAATATCTACTTGACTTTTTGATTTCAACATCGTATTCGCTTTAGTAATTCTAGTGCTACAGTGATGTTGACATGGTGAGTTTATCATCCATTGCTATTTGTCTGGGCTTTTGAAAGTTTTACCTGTTACAGAAGCTTTCTGAGCTGAATACTTTCTTTTATCCTATGATATGGTTGTAGATATGCTTAGTTCTCATAAGTTGTGtccttttgcttttctattCTTCTGGATAAAAGGAAGTATCAAGGGTTAAAAGTTTACAATCTTATGTCAGAACCGTTCACCACTATGCTTTGCTGGTCTTAATAGTTAAGGGCAGCATATGCTTAGCATGACTACATGTACAGGAAGCAGAAATAGTTACAAAATTTTATTAGACTTTGATTCATGTGAGAAGAAAATACTCTCAGTCTCCTTTATTTAATCATcaagttaaaatttaaaacttaGGCTAGAAAGGAAAGATTTTAGGTAAGTGGTTTTGTATGATTGAAAATGAACCTCAACTGTCCCGATGAGGAATACTAATACAATGAGGTCTCCTAGTAAAAACAAAGCTATCCATTGGAACTATTTGTATTGtaaccaaaagaaaattcaatcaCTCACTCTAGAGACTTCTTTTGGAACCTGAATTATCCCCCATTTGAATAGAATCTTTAATTTTTACACTATTCAAATGCAGGGATAATAGCAAAAAAGAATCTTACTTCTATTCCCCCTAGCCTGATGGAGACAAGAAAGCTGTACAAATTTGACCTGATTGTTTCCTGTTACAGAAAGGACTCCAACCAGTTTCTTCCAACGGAGAAGACTTTCAGAGTTCCAAACATTGATGGAGTGATTGAAGAAGGGAAGAATACAGCCTCAAAATTTCGCAATATTACTCTGCATAATATTGTTTCCAATCTTCCAGCTGAGATTTACACAGCAAGTGGTTGGCCCTCAGTTGGTGGAGATGCTTTGAAAATTTTATCTGGGAAGGTCTCTTCAGAATTTCATTTTGTGGATGACGACCAGGAAGGTGTTGGAGATGCTTGTGAGACAGTGGATGCTGAATATTTGGGAACACAAGAGGATAGGTCTGAGGTTGACACATCTGCTTATGGAACAGCTTTTAAAGCATTTGAGAAAGAGGAGAAGGGGAAAGGGAAGGAAGCTTGCCACGCCATTGCTGCTTTATGCCAAGTTTGCTCTATTGATTCCTTGATATCCAACTTCATCCTTCCTTTGCAGGTCATTTCGGCCATTATTTCATACTTTTTATGCTTATTAAACCTCCACTATTGGCAAGCTAACTCCTCATTCTTGAGTTTTTGAACTGAAAATTTATGTGGATGTTTACAATGATATTGGTTTATTTCTACTACAGAGCAGTAATATATCAGGCAAGAATAAGCGAATTCATTGTTCTCTAAATATCAACACAGAAACGGGGCGTCTGTCCGCGAGGAGGCCTAATTTACAGGTATTATTAGTTCTGTCAACTTTTTATTGTGATCTATTTAAATGAAGACATCAATGCTTTATCCAAGACATCCACCATTCAATAAGGATGAAATCTGGATGGCCAGCTTCCCTTGGTTTCCTGATCACTTAATAACACATCAATGATTTTCACTTAAATATCTTGCTTGTAACCAGTGTCTCCAACTGTAGTGGAAACTTGGGAGGTATGCATgttcatcctttttttttttttggttctccTGACTCAGAACCAACCTGCTTTGGAGAAAGACCGGTATAAGATCCGCCAGGCTTTTGTAGCTGCACCCGGGAATTCTCTTATTGTTGCTGATTATGGACAGGTGTGTTGTCTGTATTATCTGCTTACTTATTTCatgattttaaatatttaattgatGTGTTCGTATGACAGCTCGAACTCAGGATTCTTGCTCATCTGTCCAACTGTACAAGTATGTTGGATGCCTTCAAAGCTGGTGGAGATTTTCATTCAAGGACTGCAATGAACATGTACCAGCATATTCGTGATGCCGTTGAGAGTGAAGAAGTGCTACTTGAGTGGGATCCTCAACCTGGTGAAGAGAAACCCCCAGTTCCATTATTGAAGGTAAAACAGTATAATCTTTTTTTCTAGTGTAGTAGTGAGGATTTATTTGAGATGATAGTTGGAAAATGAGTTTTGTGAGAAGAAAATTTCTTCGCCTTAGgaagcaaaaagaaagatttcttTGCCAAAAGAAGCAAAAAATATGAGCATTGATCATTATAATTTAACCTTGGAGAAGA
Encoded proteins:
- the LOC103430112 gene encoding DNA polymerase I B, chloroplastic/mitochondrial-like: MALGFSSIQTSHLRPSCPSYFSLFRSCPRSSRSLWTSPRPQAYAAQADVGISGNPTIPFNPVHYNPERKSNDNRKAWKHEAWALRKEKVKENPYGSNISCRVNIETYTPERNEGSLHLDDKLDVKSEASFYKTSAIDDQISESFANIHEAEASPEVQSGKAHGEGNNVDKVSGYGGIDKIKVDKVNGYRRGSQNVSAYGAIDKIKVNKVNGHGRDHQNVSAYGGVDKIKVDKVNGYGQDRQNVSASGGIDNIKVKKVNGHADAAHVIQRDKSAKKPSETKAATAINEGDLLEKLSTIYDKVLVVNSVPDAKKVVRMLTDQYRHLVHACDTEVANIEVKLETPVDHGEIICFSIYSGPDVDFGNGKSCIWVDVLDGGGKELLMEFAPFFEDPSIKKVWHNYSFDNHVIENYGIKLSGFHADTMHMARLWDSSRRLKGGYSLEALSHDPKVMSGAQLSDEKDLIGKISMKTIFGRKKVKKDGSDGKVTIIDPVEVLQREKRKPWICYSALDSISTLKLYESMKNQLSKKEWKIDGKPEPGTMFNFYEKYWRPFGELLVKMETEGMLVNRDYLAEIEKLAKAEQEIAANRFRRWASRYCPDANYMNVGSDVQLRQLLFGGIANRKDSNQFLPTEKTFRVPNIDGVIEEGKNTASKFRNITLHNIVSNLPAEIYTASGWPSVGGDALKILSGKVSSEFHFVDDDQEGVGDACETVDAEYLGTQEDRSEVDTSAYGTAFKAFEKEEKGKGKEACHAIAALCQVCSIDSLISNFILPLQSSNISGKNKRIHCSLNINTETGRLSARRPNLQNQPALEKDRYKIRQAFVAAPGNSLIVADYGQLELRILAHLSNCTSMLDAFKAGGDFHSRTAMNMYQHIRDAVESEEVLLEWDPQPGEEKPPVPLLKDNFASERRKAKMLNFSIAYGKTPVGLSRDWKVSVQEAENTVKLWYKERQEVLIWQEERKKEAIENRCVHTLLGRARQFPAVSRDKRALRGHIERAAINTPVQGSAADVAMCAMLEISKNARLNELGWRLLLQVHDEVILEGPSESAEEAKKLVVECMSFPFNGKNNLKVDLAVDAKCAQNWYAGK